In the Catenulispora sp. GP43 genome, one interval contains:
- a CDS encoding DUF2304 domain-containing protein has translation MIIQAILLVVAAVFLLLFIRNWYSVQTRALKRLAFLVFIAMMVIAVLRPNWVNSVAHKVGVGRGTDLVLYVLAVAFVFVSVNTYFRLKTQEARFTELARAIAVRDATELNAQRLGRGPVREGRR, from the coding sequence ATGATCATTCAGGCCATCCTGCTGGTGGTCGCGGCGGTCTTCCTGCTGCTGTTCATCCGGAACTGGTACTCGGTGCAGACCAGGGCCCTGAAGCGGCTGGCGTTCCTGGTCTTCATCGCCATGATGGTGATCGCGGTCCTGCGGCCCAACTGGGTGAACTCCGTGGCCCACAAGGTCGGCGTGGGCCGCGGCACCGACCTGGTGCTCTACGTGCTGGCGGTGGCCTTCGTCTTCGTCTCGGTGAACACCTACTTCCGGCTGAAGACCCAGGAGGCGCGGTTCACCGAGCTGGCCCGGGCCATCGCCGTGCGGGACGCGACCGAGCTGAACGCGCAGCGCCTCGGGCGCGGGCCGGTGCGGGAGGGGCGGCGATGA
- a CDS encoding alpha/beta fold hydrolase, with translation MAVSTAKKAGIAGAAVGVIAAGAAAGFAIERATIGRAVRRLAEPRRLAEPYGTLRGRPLTVRAEDGVGLYVEVDGPQLFTGGAGWARRRAASRADAGPTLVFCHGYALHQDTWHYQRAEFSATHRCVFWDQRGHGRSERGTAASHTIDQIGRDLYTLLEAVCPDGDVVLIGHSMGGMTIMALAAEHPELFGGPDAGEHARVRGVVLCSTTDGHWDEMTLGLPARAAQLFQRTAPGVFALLGRGHSLVDRTRRAGTDLAQLLTRRYAFASDVPPGLVRFTDEMLSSTPMDVIADFFPTFSAHEKVTALVTLGRVPVEIIVGDHDLLTPAFHSERMAAAIDAAAPDEGGHAGLEIVPAGGHVLPLEHPDAVDSAIRRVLARADASSR, from the coding sequence ATGGCAGTGAGCACCGCGAAGAAGGCGGGCATCGCCGGGGCCGCGGTCGGGGTGATCGCCGCCGGGGCGGCCGCCGGCTTCGCCATCGAGCGCGCCACCATCGGCCGGGCGGTCCGCCGGCTGGCCGAGCCCCGCCGCCTGGCCGAGCCCTACGGCACCCTGCGCGGCAGGCCCCTGACGGTGCGTGCCGAGGACGGCGTCGGGCTGTACGTCGAGGTCGACGGCCCGCAGTTGTTCACCGGCGGCGCCGGCTGGGCCCGCCGTCGCGCCGCCAGCCGGGCCGACGCCGGCCCGACCCTGGTGTTCTGCCACGGCTACGCCCTGCACCAGGACACCTGGCACTACCAGCGCGCGGAGTTCTCCGCGACGCACCGCTGCGTGTTCTGGGACCAGCGCGGCCACGGCCGCTCCGAGCGCGGCACGGCCGCCTCGCACACCATCGACCAGATAGGGCGAGACCTGTACACCCTCCTGGAGGCGGTGTGCCCGGACGGCGACGTGGTCCTCATCGGCCACTCCATGGGCGGTATGACGATCATGGCGCTGGCCGCCGAGCATCCCGAGCTGTTCGGCGGCCCGGACGCCGGCGAGCACGCGCGGGTGCGCGGCGTCGTGCTGTGCTCCACCACCGACGGTCACTGGGACGAGATGACGCTCGGCCTGCCCGCGCGGGCCGCGCAGCTGTTCCAGCGCACCGCCCCCGGGGTGTTCGCGCTGCTGGGCCGCGGCCACAGCCTGGTGGACCGGACCCGCCGCGCCGGCACGGACCTGGCGCAGCTGCTGACCCGCCGCTACGCCTTCGCCTCCGATGTGCCGCCGGGCCTGGTCCGCTTCACCGACGAGATGCTGTCCAGCACCCCGATGGACGTCATCGCCGACTTCTTCCCGACCTTCTCCGCGCACGAGAAGGTCACCGCGCTGGTCACGCTGGGCCGGGTGCCGGTGGAGATCATCGTCGGCGACCACGACCTGCTGACGCCGGCGTTCCACAGCGAGCGGATGGCCGCGGCGATCGACGCCGCCGCGCCGGACGAGGGCGGCCACGCCGGCCTGGAGATCGTCCCGGCCGGCGGCCACGTTCTGCCGCTGGAGCACCCCGACGCCGTGGACAGCGCGATCCGCCGGGTCCTGGCCCGCGCGGACGCATCAAGCCGATAG
- the tsaB gene encoding tRNA (adenosine(37)-N6)-threonylcarbamoyltransferase complex dimerization subunit type 1 TsaB — protein sequence MLLLAFDTATPAITVALHDGADILAESTTVDARRTGELLAPGITAVLTAAGRKPGELTGVAVGVGPGPFTGLRVGLVTARALGDALGIPVHGVCTLDVVAYQTGSTEPFAVATDARRKEVYWAQYTDHLTRSTEPDVAHPALIAERLTGLPVAGEGARLYPDAFPTAIEPRHPSAAALAELTIKRLQSDPGSLLFPEPLYLRRPDAVEPGTRKRVSTS from the coding sequence GTGCTCCTGCTCGCGTTCGACACCGCAACCCCGGCCATCACCGTCGCCCTGCACGACGGCGCTGACATCCTCGCCGAATCCACCACCGTGGACGCCCGGCGCACCGGGGAACTGCTCGCACCCGGCATCACCGCGGTCCTGACCGCCGCCGGGCGCAAACCGGGGGAGCTCACCGGAGTCGCCGTCGGAGTCGGACCCGGCCCCTTCACCGGACTGCGGGTGGGATTGGTCACGGCGCGCGCCCTCGGCGACGCCCTCGGCATCCCGGTGCACGGCGTCTGCACCCTCGACGTGGTCGCTTATCAGACCGGCAGTACGGAGCCCTTCGCCGTCGCCACTGACGCGCGCCGTAAAGAGGTCTACTGGGCCCAGTACACGGACCACCTGACCCGCTCCACCGAACCGGACGTGGCGCACCCCGCACTCATCGCCGAACGCCTCACCGGACTCCCGGTCGCGGGGGAGGGCGCGCGCCTGTACCCGGACGCGTTCCCCACAGCGATCGAGCCCCGCCACCCCTCTGCCGCGGCTCTGGCAGAACTCACTATCAAGCGTCTGCAAAGCGATCCCGGCTCCCTGCTCTTCCCCGAGCCGCTCTATCTGCGCCGCCCGGACGCCGTCGAACCAGGCACCCGCAAGCGTGTCTCCACGAGCTGA
- a CDS encoding glycosyltransferase family 2 protein: MQTAEASGPPGTSEFDDVWVVIPVYNEGSVIADVVAGVLPTFPNVVCVDDGSRDDSAQHIVGTAAHLVSHPVNLGQGAALQTGLEYALLQDGAEYFVTFDADGQHRVEDAAELVRAVRDGGADVALGSRFLSGTVHVPWLKRALLKTVAALSPAARRLQLTDAHNGLRVLNRAAASQLKITMNGMAHASEIVDYLARSELAVTEVPVTVLYTDYSKAKGQSLINGVNILFDLSLRSRRTP, from the coding sequence GTGCAGACAGCGGAGGCTTCCGGCCCGCCCGGGACTTCGGAGTTCGACGACGTTTGGGTCGTCATCCCCGTCTACAACGAGGGCTCGGTGATCGCCGACGTCGTCGCCGGCGTGCTGCCGACGTTCCCGAACGTGGTGTGCGTGGACGACGGCTCGCGCGACGACTCGGCCCAACACATCGTCGGCACGGCCGCGCACCTAGTCAGCCATCCGGTGAACCTGGGCCAGGGCGCCGCGCTGCAGACCGGCCTGGAGTACGCGCTGCTGCAGGACGGCGCGGAGTACTTCGTCACCTTCGACGCCGACGGCCAGCACCGCGTCGAGGACGCCGCCGAACTGGTGCGCGCGGTCCGCGACGGCGGCGCGGACGTGGCCCTGGGCTCCCGCTTCCTCAGCGGCACCGTGCACGTGCCGTGGCTCAAGCGGGCGCTGCTGAAGACCGTCGCCGCGCTCAGCCCCGCGGCCCGCCGCCTGCAGCTGACCGACGCCCACAACGGCCTGCGGGTCCTGAACCGGGCCGCCGCCTCCCAGCTCAAGATCACCATGAACGGCATGGCCCACGCCTCGGAGATCGTGGACTACCTGGCGCGCTCGGAGCTGGCGGTCACCGAGGTGCCGGTGACCGTGCTCTACACCGACTACTCCAAGGCCAAGGGGCAGTCCCTGATCAACGGTGTCAACATCCTGTTCGACCTGTCCCTGCGGTCCCGGAGGACGCCATGA
- the alr gene encoding alanine racemase, with product MTDLTATDFPSGATLRAEARIDLDAIRANTRRVGQIVAESGAGVMAVVKADAYGHGAVPCARAAKQAGAAWLGTALPEEALQLRAAGLTGPILAWLHPAGGPWDQLIAHEIDVTAYAPWVLEEITAAAQRLGTPARVQLKADTGLGRGGTQPHDWLELVELAAKAEAAGHIRVTGVWSHFACADEPGHPSIRAQLDLFHLALATADHAGLRPEVRHIANSPATLSLPEAHFDLVRPGLALYGLTPLPDTTPADFGLRPAMTLVARVALVKNAPAEHGVSYGHIHHTAAPTTLALVPLGYADGLPRNSSNVGEVLIGGKRHRVAGRMAMDQFVVDLEDPEAVRDVHVGDEVVVFGPGDRGEPTAEDWARATGTLNYEIVTRIGPRVPRVYLGNS from the coding sequence ATGACAGACCTGACCGCCACCGATTTTCCGTCCGGCGCCACACTGCGCGCCGAGGCGCGGATCGACCTGGACGCGATCCGCGCGAACACCCGCCGCGTCGGCCAGATCGTCGCCGAGTCCGGGGCCGGGGTCATGGCGGTCGTGAAGGCCGACGCCTACGGCCACGGCGCCGTCCCGTGCGCCCGCGCCGCCAAGCAGGCCGGCGCCGCCTGGCTCGGCACGGCCCTGCCCGAGGAGGCGCTGCAGCTGCGCGCCGCCGGGCTGACCGGCCCGATCCTGGCCTGGCTGCACCCGGCCGGCGGGCCCTGGGACCAGCTGATCGCCCACGAGATCGACGTCACCGCCTACGCCCCCTGGGTCCTGGAGGAGATCACCGCCGCCGCGCAGCGCCTGGGCACCCCGGCGCGCGTGCAGCTCAAGGCCGACACGGGCCTCGGGCGCGGCGGCACCCAGCCGCACGACTGGCTGGAACTGGTCGAGCTGGCCGCCAAGGCCGAGGCCGCCGGGCACATCCGGGTCACCGGCGTGTGGTCGCACTTCGCCTGCGCCGACGAGCCCGGCCACCCCTCCATCCGGGCCCAGCTGGACCTCTTCCACCTGGCGCTGGCCACCGCCGACCACGCGGGCCTGCGCCCGGAGGTCCGGCACATCGCCAACAGCCCGGCCACCCTGAGCCTGCCCGAGGCGCACTTCGACCTGGTCCGTCCGGGCCTGGCCCTCTACGGCCTGACCCCGCTGCCGGACACCACCCCGGCGGACTTCGGCCTGCGCCCGGCGATGACGCTGGTGGCGCGCGTCGCGCTGGTCAAGAACGCCCCGGCCGAGCACGGCGTGTCCTACGGCCACATCCACCACACGGCCGCGCCCACGACCCTGGCGCTGGTCCCGCTCGGCTACGCCGACGGCCTGCCCCGCAACTCCTCCAACGTCGGCGAGGTCCTGATCGGCGGCAAGCGCCACCGGGTCGCCGGGCGCATGGCGATGGACCAGTTCGTCGTCGACCTGGAAGACCCCGAGGCCGTCCGCGACGTGCACGTCGGCGACGAGGTGGTGGTCTTCGGCCCCGGCGATCGCGGCGAGCCGACCGCCGAGGACTGGGCGCGGGCCACCGGCACGCTGAACTACGAGATCGTCACCCGCATCGGTCCGCGTGTCCCGCGGGTCTACCTCGGGAACTCGTGA
- a CDS encoding NAD-dependent epimerase/dehydratase family protein, producing the protein MSGATDAAGPSGPTDAAGPSGPSGAIAGDKILITGGAGFIGSAVASACLDADLVPVILDNLSTGRRELTEDRIFYEGDIADTTLLDQIFAEHPDITAAVHCAALTIVPESVANPIRYYRENVTKTLELIEGLVRNGCRRLVFSSSASAYAAFTSGYGAGSPSPYARTKAITEWVLEDVARTGDLHAIALRYFNPIGADPGAPHVLGKMITAYRSDEPFHITGVDWPNREAAALRDVIRVGELAEAHVAALRDFDAIVARHASGTVPYEVINLGAGDGTTVSTAKDRRLLGWTPRYSVAEGVRDALTWARVRAGLPAPTRSATVRPVSVVDVLMPYYGDVAMMQEAVRSVLAQHDPHWRLTVVDDGTEPGVPEWFAGLIAQHGPTKIRYQRNEANLGITGNFQKCLSLVSHPLVTMIGCDDRMLPDYIGTVRALMRDYPRVSLAQPGVEVIDGAGEVVEPWVDKVKRRVYAPRVHGALVLGGESLAVSLLRGNWMYFPAICWRAEVITEVGFNPDLRVVQDLALTLEWVRAGAQIVVSDTVCFQYRRHAVSVSSEQAFSGARFAEERDFFLDEAVRMEGLGWRHAARAARVHLSSRLHAATLLPGALRRGSRDGVRALAGYAFMPNRRGGPPGGPAGGPAGGAAR; encoded by the coding sequence ATGAGCGGGGCGACAGATGCCGCCGGGCCTAGCGGACCGACCGATGCTGCCGGGCCGAGCGGGCCGAGCGGGGCGATCGCCGGCGACAAGATCCTGATCACCGGCGGCGCCGGCTTCATCGGCTCCGCCGTCGCCTCAGCCTGCCTCGACGCCGACCTCGTCCCGGTGATCCTGGACAACCTGTCCACCGGCCGCCGGGAGCTCACCGAGGACCGGATCTTCTACGAGGGCGACATCGCCGACACCACCCTGCTGGACCAGATCTTCGCCGAGCACCCGGACATCACCGCCGCCGTGCACTGCGCCGCGCTGACCATCGTCCCGGAGTCGGTCGCCAACCCGATCCGCTACTACCGCGAGAACGTCACCAAGACCCTGGAACTGATCGAGGGCCTGGTCCGCAACGGCTGCCGCCGCCTGGTCTTCTCCTCCTCGGCCTCGGCCTATGCCGCGTTCACTTCGGGCTATGGGGCAGGATCGCCCAGCCCCTACGCGCGCACCAAGGCCATCACCGAGTGGGTCCTGGAGGACGTGGCGCGCACCGGCGACCTGCACGCCATCGCGCTGCGCTACTTCAACCCGATCGGCGCCGACCCCGGGGCGCCGCACGTCCTGGGGAAGATGATCACCGCCTACCGGAGCGACGAGCCGTTCCACATCACCGGCGTGGACTGGCCGAACCGTGAGGCCGCCGCCCTCCGCGACGTCATCCGGGTGGGAGAGCTGGCCGAGGCGCACGTCGCGGCGTTGCGGGACTTCGACGCGATCGTGGCGCGCCACGCATCCGGCACCGTGCCCTACGAGGTGATCAACCTCGGCGCCGGGGACGGCACGACCGTCAGCACCGCCAAAGACCGCCGGCTCCTGGGCTGGACGCCGAGGTACTCCGTCGCCGAGGGCGTCCGCGACGCGCTCACCTGGGCCCGCGTCCGGGCCGGCCTGCCCGCGCCGACCCGGTCGGCGACCGTCCGGCCGGTCTCGGTCGTCGACGTCCTGATGCCCTACTACGGCGACGTCGCCATGATGCAGGAGGCGGTGCGCAGCGTCCTGGCCCAGCACGACCCGCACTGGCGCCTGACCGTGGTCGACGACGGCACCGAGCCCGGCGTCCCGGAGTGGTTCGCCGGCCTGATCGCGCAACACGGCCCCACCAAGATCCGCTACCAGCGCAACGAGGCCAACCTCGGCATCACCGGGAACTTCCAGAAATGCCTGAGCCTGGTCAGCCATCCGCTGGTCACCATGATCGGCTGCGACGACCGCATGCTCCCGGACTACATCGGCACCGTCCGGGCCCTGATGCGCGACTACCCGCGGGTCTCGCTCGCCCAGCCCGGCGTCGAGGTCATCGACGGCGCCGGCGAGGTCGTCGAACCCTGGGTCGACAAGGTCAAGCGCCGCGTCTACGCCCCGCGCGTGCACGGGGCCCTGGTCCTGGGCGGCGAATCCCTGGCCGTGAGCCTGCTGCGCGGCAACTGGATGTACTTCCCGGCGATCTGCTGGCGCGCCGAGGTCATCACGGAGGTCGGCTTCAACCCGGACCTGCGGGTCGTGCAGGACCTCGCCCTGACCCTGGAGTGGGTGCGCGCCGGGGCGCAGATCGTGGTCAGCGACACCGTCTGCTTCCAGTACCGCAGACACGCCGTCAGCGTCTCCAGCGAACAGGCCTTCAGCGGCGCGCGCTTCGCCGAGGAGCGCGACTTCTTCCTCGACGAGGCCGTCCGCATGGAGGGCCTGGGCTGGCGGCACGCGGCGCGCGCGGCCCGGGTGCACCTGTCCTCGCGGCTGCACGCGGCGACGCTGCTGCCCGGCGCGCTGCGGCGGGGCAGCCGCGACGGGGTGCGGGCGCTGGCCGGCTACGCGTTCATGCCGAACCGGCGCGGCGGGCCGCCCGGCGGGCCGGCCGGCGGGCCGGCCGGGGGAGCGGCCCGGTGA
- a CDS encoding DUF2142 domain-containing protein, translating to MSGPGALEPPSPPLPPSSPPPPPPPAPPPPPGPEPAPILPAEPPERRGARVRRRVASVVGRPWLLALVGFFLVSAGWAFASPMSTSPDEPSHMVKAVATARGEFVNSTTRHEITNGFEKTWLGYPLPAKYGTLDAMSACFRFQLLSASCGQKFGTDNSTAIVETSAGNYNPLYYFPVGVPSLFLPGVSALYGMRLSSALLNSALLAAAVGLAAGWRRPGWPVLGVVACGTPMALFLSGTVNPNGMEASAAVLAWTAAMSLALDDDPKPGQVTRRAIGLAVGGALLANTRSLGIAFVASVLIALVIVAGPRKLVWLARFRGVQIMMGVLVLGGVAAFLWNRYADTLVTSTVSFPDLKAGTVFNEVFWSSGTYIIQVVGTLGWLDVALPPGTTIAWFAVAGLLVLCAFGVARWREAVVIALLIIGTVAIPLVAQVLEAKRFGIGWQGRYILAWVLGLPVLAGLLMARRIGADLPNALERRAPVAATIVLALAGLGAFYWSMTRYAHGGWRKYAIAPIEWSPPGGWLLWWIVYVAGLAVLVAAVAVRRRDALWHPPPAPPAP from the coding sequence GTGAGCGGACCCGGAGCGCTGGAGCCGCCGTCGCCGCCCCTGCCGCCGTCCTCGCCCCCTCCGCCACCGCCCCCGGCGCCCCCACCGCCACCAGGACCGGAACCGGCGCCGATCCTTCCTGCCGAGCCGCCGGAACGCCGCGGCGCGAGAGTACGGCGTCGCGTCGCCTCCGTCGTCGGCCGGCCCTGGCTGCTGGCCCTGGTCGGCTTCTTCCTGGTCTCCGCCGGCTGGGCCTTCGCCTCCCCGATGTCCACCTCGCCGGACGAGCCGTCGCACATGGTGAAGGCGGTCGCGACCGCGCGCGGCGAGTTCGTGAACTCCACCACGCGCCACGAGATCACCAACGGCTTCGAGAAGACCTGGCTCGGCTATCCGCTCCCGGCCAAGTACGGGACCCTCGACGCGATGTCGGCCTGCTTCCGCTTCCAGCTGCTGTCCGCGTCCTGTGGGCAGAAGTTCGGGACCGACAACTCCACGGCGATCGTGGAGACCTCCGCGGGCAACTACAACCCCCTGTACTACTTCCCTGTAGGGGTGCCCAGCCTGTTCCTCCCTGGAGTCTCAGCGCTATACGGAATGCGCCTGTCGTCCGCGCTGCTGAACTCCGCACTGCTCGCCGCGGCGGTCGGCCTCGCCGCCGGCTGGCGCCGACCGGGCTGGCCGGTGCTCGGCGTCGTGGCGTGCGGAACCCCGATGGCGCTCTTCCTGAGCGGCACGGTGAACCCCAACGGGATGGAGGCCAGCGCCGCCGTCCTGGCCTGGACCGCCGCCATGTCCCTGGCGCTGGACGACGACCCGAAACCGGGCCAGGTGACGCGGCGCGCGATCGGGCTGGCCGTCGGCGGCGCGCTGCTGGCGAACACCAGGAGCCTGGGCATCGCCTTCGTGGCCTCCGTGCTGATCGCGCTGGTGATCGTGGCCGGCCCGCGCAAGCTCGTCTGGCTGGCCCGGTTCCGCGGGGTGCAGATCATGATGGGGGTGCTGGTGCTGGGCGGCGTCGCGGCGTTCCTGTGGAACCGCTACGCCGACACCCTCGTGACCTCGACTGTGTCCTTCCCGGACCTGAAGGCGGGGACCGTCTTCAACGAGGTGTTCTGGAGTTCCGGCACGTACATCATCCAGGTGGTCGGCACCCTCGGCTGGCTCGACGTGGCGTTGCCGCCGGGCACCACGATCGCCTGGTTCGCCGTGGCCGGGCTGCTGGTCCTGTGCGCCTTCGGCGTCGCCCGCTGGCGGGAGGCGGTGGTGATCGCCCTGCTGATCATCGGCACCGTGGCGATCCCGCTGGTCGCGCAGGTCCTGGAGGCCAAGCGCTTCGGCATCGGCTGGCAGGGCCGCTACATCCTGGCCTGGGTCCTCGGCCTGCCGGTCCTGGCCGGGCTGCTCATGGCCCGCCGCATCGGGGCGGACCTGCCCAACGCCCTGGAGCGGCGGGCCCCGGTCGCGGCCACGATCGTGCTCGCACTGGCCGGCCTCGGCGCCTTCTACTGGTCGATGACGCGCTACGCCCACGGCGGCTGGCGGAAGTACGCGATCGCCCCGATCGAGTGGAGCCCGCCCGGCGGCTGGCTCCTGTGGTGGATCGTGTACGTGGCAGGGCTCGCGGTGCTGGTCGCGGCGGTCGCGGTCCGACGGCGGGACGCGCTGTGGCATCCGCCGCCGGCTCCTCCGGCTCCCTGA
- the tsaE gene encoding tRNA (adenosine(37)-N6)-threonylcarbamoyltransferase complex ATPase subunit type 1 TsaE, translating into MSVIPDQAGPGLPGPVLETPVATAGEMKELGRRLGARLRRGDLVVLTGDLGAGKTTFTQGLGEGLGVRGPITSPTFVIARVHPSVADGGIPLVHVDAYRLGSLDELDDLDLDASVEQSVTVVEWGEGKAEVLTDDRLDIVISREFAEELDEPGDSDVRWVVVRGIGERWTDRDLAALEDTAG; encoded by the coding sequence ATGTCGGTGATCCCTGACCAAGCCGGACCCGGGCTGCCCGGACCCGTCCTGGAGACCCCGGTCGCGACCGCGGGCGAGATGAAAGAACTCGGCCGCCGCCTCGGCGCGCGGCTGCGCCGCGGCGACCTCGTGGTGCTCACCGGCGACCTCGGGGCCGGCAAGACGACCTTCACCCAGGGGCTCGGCGAGGGCCTGGGCGTCCGCGGCCCGATCACCTCGCCGACCTTCGTCATCGCCCGCGTGCACCCCTCGGTCGCCGACGGCGGGATCCCGCTGGTGCACGTCGACGCCTACCGCCTCGGCTCCCTGGACGAGCTCGACGACCTGGACCTGGACGCCTCGGTCGAGCAGTCGGTGACGGTCGTGGAATGGGGCGAGGGCAAGGCCGAGGTCCTGACCGACGACCGGCTCGACATCGTCATCTCGCGGGAGTTCGCCGAGGAGCTCGACGAGCCCGGCGACTCTGACGTGCGGTGGGTCGTGGTGCGCGGCATCGGGGAGCGGTGGACCGACCGCGACCTGGCCGCGCTCGAGGACACGGCCGGCTGA
- the rimI gene encoding ribosomal protein S18-alanine N-acetyltransferase, translated as MAPTLRPFRWWDIEMVRRMEQDLFPEDPWSVEMFWSELADVPHSRYYVVAEADGDIAGYAGLMSQPGAAVGTVEGWVQNIAVARAHQGRGLGTVLLEALLDEAVRRKCVEVWLEVRTDNDSAQRLYTRHGFEPAGIRRGYYQPGNHDALIMRKALA; from the coding sequence ATGGCGCCGACGCTGCGTCCGTTCCGCTGGTGGGACATCGAGATGGTCCGGCGGATGGAACAGGACCTGTTCCCCGAGGACCCCTGGTCCGTGGAGATGTTCTGGTCCGAACTCGCGGACGTCCCGCACTCCCGCTACTACGTCGTCGCGGAAGCCGACGGGGACATCGCCGGCTACGCCGGCCTGATGTCCCAACCCGGCGCCGCAGTGGGCACCGTCGAGGGCTGGGTCCAGAACATCGCGGTGGCCCGCGCGCACCAGGGCCGAGGACTCGGGACGGTCCTCCTGGAAGCGCTTCTGGACGAGGCTGTGCGCCGGAAGTGCGTAGAGGTCTGGCTGGAAGTGCGCACAGACAACGACTCCGCGCAGCGCCTGTACACCCGCCACGGCTTCGAGCCCGCGGGCATCCGCCGCGGGTACTACCAGCCCGGCAACCACGACGCGCTGATCATGAGGAAGGCACTGGCGTGA
- a CDS encoding lipopolysaccharide biosynthesis protein has translation MRASVGMAAGLLLVGLSGYVFLAVTGHSSTSTDAAALSSLYFLAGLVTLGVFVGLEQETSRATSRAIAERRPVAPVARTARLHAACLFGLTLVALLALSPVLVSGPLRGQWDLFAALVLAAGVGSACYWVRGILGGRQEFHGYAATLATEGLGRLVPCVAVFVLTGRGGPAWAYALAFAAAQGFATLAGLWWLREGFEDGARDRMDVEVSSFETGERSAAGGLALLVAGSLLTQLVANLPPLVASTRLTNSDAVAAAFGQAFVLVRIPLLLISPIQAMLLPDLTRSAARGNHAALRARVRVALGAVVALGLAGTAVLALAGPWVLRVFFGTKAVLSHELLAVLGIGTVFLMTAAILQPTLVAMDRHRLVPIAWGAGAVVMVVLVELPVDPLHAAAAGGVGGPVTVVLVMAWGLTEALRAAEGVPEAMGALGGRRGGGPVRHLRRGRVR, from the coding sequence ATGAGGGCCTCCGTCGGGATGGCCGCGGGGCTGCTGCTGGTGGGTTTGTCAGGGTATGTGTTCCTGGCGGTCACCGGGCACTCCTCGACGTCCACGGACGCCGCCGCGCTGTCCTCGCTGTACTTCCTGGCCGGGCTGGTGACGCTCGGGGTGTTCGTCGGGCTGGAGCAGGAGACCAGCCGGGCCACGAGCCGGGCCATCGCGGAGCGGCGTCCGGTGGCGCCGGTGGCCCGGACGGCGCGGCTGCACGCGGCGTGCCTGTTCGGTTTGACGCTGGTGGCGCTCCTGGCGCTGTCGCCGGTGCTGGTGTCCGGTCCGCTGCGGGGGCAGTGGGACCTGTTCGCCGCGCTCGTCCTGGCGGCGGGGGTGGGATCGGCCTGTTATTGGGTGCGCGGGATCCTGGGCGGGCGGCAGGAGTTCCACGGGTACGCGGCGACGCTCGCGACCGAGGGGCTGGGGCGGCTGGTGCCGTGCGTGGCGGTGTTCGTGCTCACCGGGCGGGGCGGGCCGGCGTGGGCGTACGCGCTGGCGTTCGCCGCGGCGCAGGGGTTCGCGACGCTGGCCGGGCTGTGGTGGCTGCGCGAGGGGTTCGAGGACGGCGCGCGGGACCGGATGGACGTCGAGGTCTCCTCGTTCGAGACCGGGGAGCGCTCGGCGGCCGGCGGCCTGGCGCTGCTGGTGGCCGGGAGCCTGCTGACGCAGCTGGTGGCGAATCTGCCGCCGCTGGTCGCCAGCACGCGGCTGACGAACTCCGACGCGGTGGCGGCGGCGTTCGGGCAGGCGTTCGTCCTGGTGCGGATCCCGCTGCTGCTGATCTCGCCGATCCAGGCGATGCTGCTGCCGGACCTCACTCGTTCGGCGGCACGCGGGAACCACGCCGCGCTGCGCGCCCGGGTGCGGGTGGCGCTGGGGGCGGTGGTGGCGCTGGGGCTGGCCGGGACCGCGGTGCTGGCGCTGGCCGGACCGTGGGTGCTGCGGGTGTTCTTCGGGACGAAGGCGGTGCTGTCCCACGAACTTCTGGCGGTGCTGGGGATCGGGACGGTGTTCCTGATGACGGCGGCGATCCTGCAGCCGACGCTGGTGGCGATGGACCGGCACCGGCTGGTGCCGATCGCCTGGGGCGCGGGGGCGGTGGTCATGGTGGTCCTGGTGGAGCTGCCGGTGGATCCGCTGCACGCGGCGGCCGCCGGCGGGGTCGGGGGGCCGGTGACGGTGGTGCTGGTCATGGCGTGGGGGCTGACGGAGGCGCTGAGGGCGGCCGAGGGCGTGCCGGAGGCGATGGGCGCCCTGGGCGGGCGCCGGGGCGGCGGGCCGGTCCGGCACCTGCGCAGGGGCAGGGTTCGATGA